From one Culex quinquefasciatus strain JHB chromosome 3, VPISU_Cqui_1.0_pri_paternal, whole genome shotgun sequence genomic stretch:
- the LOC6042291 gene encoding putative Dol-P-Glc:Glc(2)Man(9)GlcNAc(2)-PP-Dol alpha-1,2-glucosyltransferase: MRDQTNFFLFLGVYSIVTFLLFHLVYNTSKQVIDEEFHLRQGEHYCRGRFHIWDEKITTFPGLYLISGSFLSPFKACSAYFLRLTSAVASIANAYLVYIIRKAVIPRRSDAYLLLESISLATLPPLYFFSHLYYTDVLSVTMVLMMVYFSVREMHNWGALAGFLAILMRQTNVVWVGFVYGSQLVNMTMSVSLAERQAKQKPQSKYGFMDLIPTVTTLLERPALILNVLRDAHSKFLGYELNLAGFVCFLWYNGSIVVGDKTAHVAAVHLPQIFYFSLFFAAFSPSHVLGTVRRVARFALKRWYVSCFCVGLFLCVIQLNTIVHPYLLADNRHYTFYIWMRFYQRWTFAKFLPVPIYHGILVLLGLILFTRGQGGQTVGFSLLWMLATLASVALQQLIEVRYFILPFLVLRLLQTNVQSSTKLLALEVLANVLINAATFYIFCTKAVYWSDYTEPQRIIW, translated from the exons ATGCGCGACCAAACCAACTTTTTCCTGTTCCTTGGCGTCTATTCCATCGTTACATTCCTTCTGTTCCATCTGGTGTACAACACCTCGAAACAGGTCATTGATGAGGAGTTCCATCTTCGGCAGGGCGAGCACTACTGCCGGGGTCGGTTCCACATT TGGGATGAAAAGATTACGACCTTCCCCGGTCTTTACCTGATCTCCGGCTCCTTCCTGAGCCCGTTCAAGGCCTGCTCCGCGTACTTTTTGCGGCTGACGTCGGCGGTCGCCTCGATCGCCAACGCCTACCTCGTTTACATCATCCGCAAGGCGGTCATTCCGAGGCGTAGCGATGCGTACCTGCTGCTGGAATCGATCTCACTGGCCACACTGCCCCCGCTGTACTTCTTCTCGCATCTGTACTACACGGACGTCCTGTCCGTGACGATGGTGCTGATGATGGTGTACTTTAGCGTGCGCGAGATGCACAACTGGGGTGCGCTGGCCGGCTTCCTGGCCATTCTGATGCGCCAGACGAACGTCGTTTGGGTTGGGTTCGTGTACGGGTCGCAGCTGGTTAACATGACGATGAGCGTCAGCTTGGCGGAACGGCAGGCCAAACAGAAGCCACagtcaaagtatggattcatg GATCTCATCCCCACCGTCACCACCCTGCTGGAACGCCCCGCCCTAATCCTCAACGTCCTGCGCGACGCCCACTCCAAGTTTCTCGGCTACGAGCTGAACCTGGCCGGCTTCGTCTGCTTCCTCTGGTACAACGGCTCGATCGTCGTCGGCGACAAAACGGCCCACGTGGCCGCCGTCCATCTGCCCCAAATCTTCTACTTCAGTCTGTTCTTTGCCGCGTTCAGTCCCTCCCACGTCCTCGGGACGGTTCGTCGGGTCGCCCGCTTCGCTCTGAAACGCTGGTACGTGAGCTGCTTCTGCGTGGGACTCTTCCTCTGCGTGATCCAGCTAAACACCATCGTCCATCCTTACCTGCTGGCCGACAACCGGCACTACACATTCTACATCTGGATGCGGTTCTACCAGCGGTGGACGTTCGCCAAGTTCCTCCCAGTTCCAATCTACCACGGAATCTTGGTGCTGCTCGGGTTGATCCTGTTCACCCGTGGCCAGGGTGGCCAAACCGTCGGCTTTAGCTTGCTTTGGATGTTGGCCACACTAGCGTCGGTGGCTTTGCAGCAGCTCATCGAGGTGCGGTACTTTATTTTGCCCTTTTTGGTGCTGCGACTGCTCCAGACCAACGTTCAAAGCTCGACCAAACTGCTTGCACTGGAAGTGCTGGCCAATGTGCTGATCAACGCCGCCACTTTCTACATCTTTTGCACGAAAGCGGTCTACTGGAGCGATTACACCGAGCCGCAGCGAATCATTTGGTGA